In the Topomyia yanbarensis strain Yona2022 chromosome 3, ASM3024719v1, whole genome shotgun sequence genome, one interval contains:
- the LOC131687476 gene encoding uncharacterized protein LOC131687476 — protein MHTLRYPLDELLKADAKFEWTAKCQVAFKKFKEVLKADLLLIHFNPALNIVVSADASSVGVGATLLHKFPDGTLKVVQHASRALTAAEKTIISTIHSGTTSDKTPKNYVLPITTQIFGSRKGISVYTSNRLQRWALTVLLYEFTIAYVPTNSAMLTYIPVSHHVRLEQDYVTASVSLENDLRIVQQSTQSDPITKEVYRYLLNGCPQIVTDVELKQLQDVSTKLNIIWRSNRLIDSFAPSPAQSSEA, from the exons ATGCACACCCTTcggtatcctcttgatgagctGCTCAAGGCGGATGCAAAATTTGAGTGGACGGCAAAATGCCAGGTTGCATTTAAGAAATTTAAGGAGGTGTTGAAAGCCGATCTACTGTTGATACACTTCAACCCTGCGCTCAATATAGTTGTGTCGGCAGATGCGTCGTCTGTTGGTGTCGGTGCAACCTTATTACACAAGTTTCCGGACGGTACTCTCAAGGTGGTACAGCATGCTTCCAGAGCACTGACAGCAGCAGAGAAAACTATAATCAGCACGATCCACAGTGGCACTACGAGTGAcaaaacaccaaaaaattatgtctt ACCGATCACGACCCAGATTTTCGGTTCGAGAAAAGGAATTTCTGTTTACACATCGAACCGGTTGCAACGTTGGGCTCTTACGGTATTGCTTTATGAGTTTACCATCGCATACGTCCCGACAAATTCGGCAATGCTGACATACATTCCCGTCAGCCATCACGTCAGACTTGAGCAAGACTACGTGACTGCTTCGGTCTCTTTGGAGAATGACTTAAG AATCGTACAACAGTCTACACAGTCCGATCCTATCACTAAAGAAGTTTATCGATACTTGCTTAACGGTTGTCCTCAGATCGTTACTGATGTAGAGCTGAAGCAGCTGCAGGACGTGAGTACAAAGCTGAATATTATTTGGCGCTCGAATCGGTTGATCGACTCCTTCGCCCCATCGCCTGCGCAGTCTTCAGAAGCTTAA